From a region of the Mucilaginibacter auburnensis genome:
- a CDS encoding DUF4126 family protein: MAKHSTIKPLKQVFGIGILAGMRSAAAPAIAGHILSEHRGRRFRQHPVGSFSSIAIADVLKIMALGEFLVDKLPFTPKRTKPVSVAVRCLSGALAGAGIFEAAGKKALTGAVLGCVAAGLSTFSSFYLRKALSRTGAGNFISGIVEDAFVVSAGIKLAQSA, encoded by the coding sequence ATGGCAAAACACAGTACAATTAAACCGTTAAAACAGGTATTCGGTATAGGTATATTGGCAGGCATGCGTTCGGCAGCTGCGCCGGCGATAGCCGGACACATATTGAGCGAACACAGGGGAAGGAGATTCAGACAGCACCCTGTCGGATCTTTCTCTTCTATAGCTATTGCCGACGTTTTGAAGATTATGGCTTTAGGAGAGTTTTTAGTTGATAAATTGCCTTTTACACCCAAACGTACAAAACCAGTGTCGGTTGCTGTTCGCTGCTTGTCGGGCGCGCTGGCTGGTGCAGGCATCTTTGAAGCCGCGGGTAAAAAGGCCTTAACAGGAGCCGTTTTAGGTTGTGTAGCAGCCGGACTCTCTACTTTTAGTAGTTTTTATTTACGAAAAGCTCTTTCTCGCACAGGTGCCGGAAATTTTATATCAGGTATAGTTGAAGATGCTTTTGTTGTAAGCGCAGGCATTAAGTTGGCTCAGTCTGCATAA